One segment of Pandoraea pnomenusa DNA contains the following:
- the ftsB gene encoding cell division protein FtsB — protein MRMVTLVLVLLLVAIQYPLWFGHGGWLYVHELRDELSAEQQKNEQLKERNDRLAGEVQDLQDGTSAIEERARFELGMVKDGEVFVQFVGPDGAGGPQGASGADAPLVSSTEPAHKSVGAAAPAATPASPSKGKTQSAHKSQHH, from the coding sequence ATGCGAATGGTGACCTTGGTGCTGGTGCTGCTGCTCGTGGCGATCCAGTATCCGCTCTGGTTCGGCCACGGTGGTTGGTTGTACGTGCACGAACTGCGCGACGAGCTGAGCGCCGAACAGCAGAAGAACGAGCAGTTGAAGGAACGTAACGATCGTCTGGCCGGCGAAGTGCAGGATCTGCAGGACGGCACCTCGGCGATCGAAGAACGTGCTCGTTTCGAGCTGGGCATGGTCAAGGATGGCGAAGTGTTCGTGCAGTTCGTCGGTCCGGATGGCGCTGGCGGCCCGCAAGGTGCTTCGGGTGCCGACGCGCCGCTCGTCTCGTCGACCGAGCCCGCGCACAAGTCGGTGGGGGCCGCGGCGCCCGCCGCAACGCCCGCGTCGCCGTCGAAGGGCAAGACGCAATCTGCGCACAAGTCGCAACATCACTGA
- the eno gene encoding phosphopyruvate hydratase: MSAIVDIIGREVLDSRGNPTVECDVLLESGVMGRAAVPSGASTGSREAIELRDGDKGRYLGKGVQKAVEHINTEISEAIMGLDAAEQAFLDKTLIELDGTDNKSRLGANAMLAVSMAVAKAAAEEAGLPLYRYFGGSGAMQMPVPMMNIVNGGAHANNSLDIQEFMVMPVGQSSFREALRCGAEIFHALKKLIAEKGMSTAVGDEGGFAPNFASNEECLTTIQQAVESAGYRLGDDVLLALDCASTEFFKNGKYELAGEGLSLTSEEFADYLANLCDKFPIVSIEDGMSEDDWAGWKILTEKLGKKVQLVGDDLFVTNTKILKQGIEQGVANSILIKINQIGTLTETFAAIEMAKRAGYTAVVSHRSGETEDSTIADIAVGTNAGQIKTGSLSRSDRIAKYNQLLRIEEDLGDIASYPGKETFYNLR, encoded by the coding sequence ATGAGTGCAATCGTAGATATCATCGGGCGCGAAGTGCTGGACTCGCGCGGCAACCCGACGGTCGAGTGCGACGTGCTGCTGGAGTCGGGTGTGATGGGCCGCGCGGCAGTGCCGTCGGGCGCGTCGACCGGTTCGCGCGAAGCCATCGAGCTGCGTGACGGCGACAAGGGGCGGTATCTCGGCAAGGGTGTGCAGAAGGCTGTCGAGCATATCAACACCGAGATTTCGGAAGCGATCATGGGCCTGGACGCCGCCGAACAGGCTTTTCTGGACAAGACCCTGATCGAGCTCGACGGCACCGACAACAAGTCGCGCCTCGGTGCGAACGCCATGCTGGCCGTGTCGATGGCGGTGGCCAAGGCCGCTGCCGAGGAAGCCGGCCTGCCGCTGTATCGCTACTTCGGCGGTTCGGGCGCCATGCAAATGCCGGTGCCGATGATGAACATCGTCAACGGCGGCGCACACGCCAACAACAGCCTGGACATCCAGGAATTCATGGTGATGCCGGTCGGCCAGTCGAGCTTCCGCGAAGCCCTGCGTTGCGGCGCGGAGATCTTCCACGCGCTCAAGAAACTGATCGCCGAGAAGGGCATGAGCACGGCCGTGGGCGACGAGGGCGGCTTCGCCCCGAACTTCGCCTCGAACGAAGAGTGCCTGACCACCATCCAACAAGCCGTCGAGAGCGCCGGCTATCGTCTGGGCGACGACGTCCTGCTGGCGCTGGACTGTGCTTCGACCGAGTTCTTCAAGAACGGCAAGTACGAGCTGGCCGGTGAAGGTCTGTCGCTGACCTCGGAAGAGTTTGCCGACTACCTCGCCAACCTGTGCGACAAGTTCCCGATCGTTTCGATCGAGGACGGCATGTCGGAAGACGACTGGGCCGGCTGGAAGATCCTGACCGAGAAACTCGGCAAGAAGGTGCAACTGGTCGGCGACGATCTGTTCGTGACCAACACGAAGATTCTGAAGCAGGGCATCGAGCAGGGCGTGGCCAACTCGATCCTCATCAAGATCAACCAGATCGGTACGCTCACCGAGACGTTTGCCGCCATCGAAATGGCCAAGCGCGCCGGGTACACGGCCGTGGTGTCGCATCGCTCGGGCGAGACCGAAGACTCGACGATCGCCGATATCGCGGTGGGCACCAACGCCGGTCAGATCAAGACCGGTTCGCTCTCGCGCAGCGACCGTATCGCCAAGTACAACCAGCTTCTGCGCATTGAAGAGGATCTCGGCGATATCGCGTCGTATCCGGGCAAGGAAACGTTCTACAATCTGCGCTAA